A genomic region of Branchiostoma floridae strain S238N-H82 unplaced genomic scaffold, Bfl_VNyyK Sc7u5tJ_362, whole genome shotgun sequence contains the following coding sequences:
- the LOC118408707 gene encoding apolipoprotein(a)-like, translated as MLPNPMKQTTAEEIRNSSAVELLSVAGEHHPELREFVSTVIFPGCNVTKENLHHCPSSNITASCVGRQLLPCRSWCEEVFSMSEALMRDLLPPCELFPSPQHACWNPEPAVKDTEVCYHGTGTNYRGTWSTTTSGAKCLEWSDDNYKAEYPWANLDKNYCRNPTGLERPFCLTEDGSKEECDVIPCNSVSCADRGPPIYGKRTPSKRFYLLEEKVTYTCNDGYMLEYGYPREVRCRQGNSSSAGVWEYHMPTCSVNYKRRLQKELLGTYSASLAPDENVTINFWGEVEQIVNLDEKKEQLLASLIIDFTWYDARLKWNPKYYGDIETFSVPGKDIWIPAFTLKRK; from the exons ATGTTACCGAACCCGATGAAGCAGACGACAGCCGAGGAGATACGGAACTCCTCTGCCGTGGAGCTTCTCAGCGTCGCGGGGGAACATCATCCAGAGTTACGAGAATTCGTCTCTACTGTAATTTTTCCAGGATGCAATGTGACTAAAGAGAACCTTCACCACTGTCCGTCTTCAAACATCACGGCCTCATGCGT TGGAAGACAGCTGCTGCCATGCCGTTCTTGGTGTGAGGAAGTGTTCAGCATGAGTGAAGCCCTGATGAGGGACCTGCTGCCTCCATGTGAGCTGTTCCCGTCACCACAGCACGCCTGTTGGAACCCTGAACCAGCAGTGAAAGATACGGAAG TTTGCTATCATGGCACTGGCACAAACTACCGTGGAACATGGAGTACAACTACTTCCGGGGCAAAGTGTCTTGAGTGGTCAGATGATAACTACAAGGCAGAGTACCCCTGGGCTAACCTGGACAAGAACTACTGCCGTAACCCTACCGGTCTGGAGCGGCCATTTTGTTTAACCGAGGACGGTAGCAAAGAGGAGTGTGACGTCATCCCGTGCA ATTCCGTTAGCTGTGCAGACAGAGGGCCTCCAATCTACGGCAAGAGAACTCCGAGCAAGAGGTTCTACCTGTTGGAAGAAAAGGTGACGTACACGTGTAACGACGGCTACATGCTGGAGTACGGTTATCCTCGGGAAGTCAGGTGCCGCCAGGGGAACTCCTCGTCCGCCGGCGTCTGGGAATATCACATGCCCACTTGTTCAG TAAACTATAAGCGACGGCTGCAAAAGGAGCTACTAGGGACCTACAGTGCGAGTCTGGCACCTGACGAAAATGTCACCATCAACTTCTGGGGGGAAGTGGAACAAATCGTCAACTTG GATGAAAAGAAGGAGCAGCTTCTTGCTTCTTTGATCATCGATTTC ACATGGTATGACGCTAGGCTGAAGTGGAACCCAAAGTATTACGGTGATATCGAGACATTCAGCGTTCCTGGCAAGGATATTTGGATCCCAGCATTCACTCTCAAGAGGAAGTAG
- the LOC118408706 gene encoding neuronal acetylcholine receptor subunit alpha-7-like, translated as MECEVCFSASTAIEQTIQCYEESSALDVQVRHPCGSYSPSKAEGEWYRRDMTSAKHQKEACFSLQLSRIPTFHIATTVGPCIILIVLMTITFIMPIGEGDRISFGVTIQLSMVVSLVFVTDVIPVKGALPFFATLIIVCMGLMGLFLFLTMAVIFIHGKEGSLSPTARVIFLRYTARILLLGDLMEDKQASAGTAGGDDPLTNHAAVELTIAFDDNGMAAKDGGSAPEMWMRGGGRSRIIGRAFQPPTGRRSTGSSGENELTRTVRKGNEDLIKAVKIGTEKMGERFTELKNEMKELTKAVKNEEVVSDYTLLAKVLDRLCLILYVISIVAAIPLTRYLSR; from the exons ATGGAATGCGAAGTCTGTTTTTCTGCATCCACGGCAATCGAGCAAACAATAC AATGCTACGAGGAAAGCTCCGCATTAGATGTACAAGTGCGCCATCCTTGTGGATCTTACTCCCCTTCAAAAGCGGAGGGAGAATGGTACCGCAGGGATATGACCTCCGCAAAACATCAGAAGGAGGCGTGCTTCTCTCTTCAACTGTCAAGGATCCCCACATTCCACATCGCCACCACTGTTGGACCCTGCATCATCCTGATTGTGCTGATGACCATCACCTTCATCATGCCCATAGGAGAAGGAGACCGGATCTCCTTCGGAGTGACCATTCAATTGTCTATGGTCGTCTCTCTTGTGTTTGTTACAGACGTTATTCCTGTCAAGGGAGCTCTACCATTTTTCG CCACGCTGATCATCGTGTGCATGGGCCTGATGGGACTGTTCCTCTTCCTCACCATGGCCGTCATCTTCATTCACGGCAAAGAGGGAAGCCTGTCTCCCACGGCGAGGGTTATTTTCCTCCGCTACACAGCAAG GATATTACTTCTGGGAGATCTCATGGAGGACAAGCAAGCCAGCGCCGGTACCGCGGGCGGTGACGATCCCCTGACCAACCACGCTGCCGTAGAGCTGACCATCGCCTTCGACGACAATGGCATGGCGGCTAAGGATGGAGGAAGCGCCCCTGAAATGTGGATGCGGGGTGGTGGAAGATCCAGGATAATTGGACGGGCGTTTCAGCCTCCTACAGGGCGTAGGTCCACTGGATCCTCGGGAGAGAATGAGCTGACCAGGACAGTGAGGAAAGGAAACGAGGACCTGATAAAGGCCGTGAAGATCGGGACGGAGAAGATGGGCGAAAGGTTCACCGAGTTGAAGAACGAGATGAAGGAGCTGACCAAGGCAGTAAAGAACGAGGAGGTGGTGTCCGACTACACCTTGCTGGCGAAGgttctggacaggctgtgcCTGATCCTGTACGTCATCAGCATCGTGGCAGCCATTCCTTTGACCAGGTATTTGAGCAGGTAA